From Halorussus salinus:
GGCCGATACTACCAGTGCGACGATCTGAAGGAAATTGGCTTCACTCTTGATGGCGGGTATCGGGAGTACGCTACGGTACCGGCGTATACTCTCAATCCTGTCCCAGAGTCGCTTTCTGACAGCGAGGTGACGCAGGTGGATTCGGCGGCGTGTACGCTACACGCGCTCCAGCGAGTCCAGACGTCATTTACCGACACGGCGGCGGTGCTCGGACCCGGCTCGCTCGGTCTTTTCGGTGTGCAATTACTAGCGGCGCAGGGTGTCGAGAATATCATTCTCACTGGGACTCGAGATGAACGACTCACAGTTGGCGAGACATACGGTGCGAATCTCACAGTGAACGTCCGTGAGACGGACCCAGTTACTCGAATCAAAGAGTACACGAACGGTGCTGGCGTTGACATCTGTGTCGAAGCGGCAGGCGGTGGTGATGTACTAAATACCTGCCTCGAAGTCGCTACCCAACAGGGAGATGTAGTATTGACTGGCGTGTTTGACGACCGGAAGGCAATCGATCCAAATGATATTGTGGCGAAAGAGCTTACCGTCATCGGTGGGGTTACGGCCGCACACGCGACGGATCAAGTGATGGAATTGTTCCAGCGTGGAGACCTCTCGGTTGACGGTATCGTCACCCATGAGTTCAGTCTTGAAGAGTACGAACGAGCGCTCGAAACCGTACTGAACAGAGAGGACGGAGTTATCAAGGCTATCCTTCGACCGTGATAGACTATGCGCGGAAACCCACCATTTCAGACGGGAGCGGTATTGACCTCCTTTCGTGTCTGAAGACGAAGGTGTGCGCTATCACACGGTCTCAAGCCGAGACGGCGGCATCACTCCGAATTGACGTGGGCGATAATCCGGTTGACGACGTACTCGCCCTCTTCGTCGGTGAGGCACATCGGATTGATTGAGAACGCTTCCGGAAGACTATCCGCGCCGACGAATACGCGGGGAGTTTCCTTTCGCAAATCACGCACGAGTTCCGTGGTGGTAACGGCTGTGACAGCCGAATCAAGTGAAACGCTAACTTCCGGTGCAACAGCAACCTTCCCTCCATCGGCCACCTGGGTTGAAACCCCGTTACAGTGTGATAATCCTTCAGCGATTTGAGTTACACGGGCGGACCATTCGTCTTGCAATGCCTCTTGGTCTTCCTCCATGAACAATTCGAGAGCGCGAATTAGACCAACCAGTTCTTCTTTGCCAACTTTTAACGGCCGACCGATCCCCTGGCGGGGAACACCCGCTAACTCGTCGGTATCGACGAGACCGGATGGCTCCCAAACGGCTTCAGCAGCGTGCATATCGAGATGCTGTACGGCCACAGATTCGATAAGGTCGCGACGACCGGCAAGGATACCCGTTGTTTGGGGGCCGCGAATCGCTTTCCCCCCACTGAACGCCACAAGGTCAGCCCCCAGTTCGATGAATCGTTCAAGATTCGACTGCGGCGGCAACTCTGCGGCGGCATCAACAATAACCGGGACGTCGTTCTCGTGAGCGATTTTCACGACGGTTTCGAGTGGAGGTTCCGTATACGGCTTTTGCATATAGGCGACCGCAGCTGTGTCCTCCGAGATTGCGTCCCGGATCTCCCACGGTTCGACATTGGCAGCACCCGTGCCAAGATGATGATCATTCGTGCCAACGTCGACAATAGTTGCTCCGGCCGCCCGAAGCGCATGATCGTACCCTGACCGATGCGTCCGTGGCATAATGATTTCATCAGCGACCCCCGTGGTATCGGGAAGTTGCGCCATTGCATCGAGGTTCTCACCAGCGATGCATGCCGCAGCACCGAGAAGCAAGCCTCCGGCTGCACCCGAGGTGACGTATCCCGCTTCGGCACCTGTGACATCGGTGATAAGATCGCTTGCTCGTGCTTGGAGATCCGAAAGGCGAACAAACGAGTCGGCCGCTTCGCGCATCGCGTTGAGGGCTTCCGGGCGAATTCGACTTCCCCCGATTCGGGTTTTCGTCCCGGCTGCGTTGATAACGGTTGGCACTCCCAGATTGTCGTAGATCGTGTCGTTCTGCATCTGCCTCCATCATCGGGCGGTCTCCGTAAGTATTCAGAGTATCGTAGTAACTTGCAGAACACAATACTGTCACAGCGATGCAAGAAGGAAGCCTCCGGCATCACCCTCGAGAAAATCCGACAATACATGCCGTTCTCCAAGGTGGAGCACATGGATTTACTATTCTGCCGGAGTATTAACCCAGGAGAATGAGACTATTCGAATATGGAAATTGGTGTTCTGACGGTTCCATTGACTGGACAACCACTTGAAGAGGCAGTTTCGTATCTCGACGAACTTGGTGTTAGTACTATTGAACTCGGTTGTGGCGGGTATCCCGGTGAGGACCATCTCCCTCGTAACGAGTTTCTCGGTAATCAGACGGCGCAGGCAGAATTGAGAGAGATGCTTGACGAATACGGGATGGAAATCAGCGCATTAGCGACGCATAATAATCCACTGCATCCCGATGACGAGACTGCTACACAGGCGGACACTGACCTCCGGGAGGCTATTGAACTGGCTGATGAACTTGACGTGAATACGGTAACCTGTTTCTCAGGGTTGCCTGCTGGTGGCCCAGATGATGAGGTTCCGAACTGGGTGACTGCACCATGGCCTAGTGATCATAGTGACGCTCACCAGTATCAATGGGAGGAGGTTGCCATTCCGTATTGGCAGACGGTGGCCGACCATGCCGCAGAACACGGGGTTGAGATCGCCATCGAAATGCATCCGAATATGCTGGTGTACGAACCAAGTGGCCTGGTAAGACTACGTGAAGCAACTAATGACTGTATCGGTGCGAACTTCGATCCAAGTCATCTCTACTGGCAGGGCATCGACGTAGCTGAAGCGATACGGTTCCTTGGCGAACACGACGCAATTCATCACGTCCACGCGAAGGACGCGAAGGTTTACAAGGCTAATGCACGGACAAAAGGCGTTCTTGACACAACGCCATATACCAGGGAAGGTGAGCGGTCATGGTTGTTCCGGTCGGTTGGCTACGGCCACGGCGAAGACCACTGGAAGGACGTAGTCAGTACGCTCCGGATGGTGGGCTACGACGGCGCGCTCTCCATCGAACACGAGGACTCACTAACGAGTTCACGAGAAGGGCTTGAGAAGGCAGTTGATACTCTTGAACGTGCAATCTTTGAGACTACGCCAGGGGATGTCTACTGGGCGTAGCGGATTTCGCTTGTATACGGAACGCAGGAGAAAACCCACGGCTTCAGCCATGGGAGGAGGTCAACGGCCTCATAGAGTTCCCGGTCCCAAGAGGGACTGGAGGATCAGCTACAGCGAGTGTCATCAGTCTCCGGTAAAATGCTGTGTGACACGGGGTTCATCAGATGCCTCAAATTTTCGAGTCGTCACCTTATCTTCGACGACTCCGGTCACTTCCTGAATGATATATGGCGTCTGTATTGATGCGGCGATAATGGCGCGTTCGGACGGGCTTGTCTCGTATCCATTGATTTCTCGTATGTCATCTTGGATGAAGACTGTTTCATCTGTTAGCCCACCAGTAGCTGGGCGGAAGACAACGCAGTATCGGCAGATTGGCGG
This genomic window contains:
- a CDS encoding zinc-dependent alcohol dehydrogenase codes for the protein MRAIVTDGKENVWEEQRPRPSPSNGEVLIKIRAVGICGSDIGLIHGEGPPWTNYPLVPGHEVCAEVVELGDDVDSLSVGDRVALHGFIYCSTCTACREGRYYQCDDLKEIGFTLDGGYREYATVPAYTLNPVPESLSDSEVTQVDSAACTLHALQRVQTSFTDTAAVLGPGSLGLFGVQLLAAQGVENIILTGTRDERLTVGETYGANLTVNVRETDPVTRIKEYTNGAGVDICVEAAGGGDVLNTCLEVATQQGDVVLTGVFDDRKAIDPNDIVAKELTVIGGVTAAHATDQVMELFQRGDLSVDGIVTHEFSLEEYERALETVLNREDGVIKAILRP
- a CDS encoding aminotransferase class V-fold PLP-dependent enzyme, which gives rise to MQNDTIYDNLGVPTVINAAGTKTRIGGSRIRPEALNAMREAADSFVRLSDLQARASDLITDVTGAEAGYVTSGAAGGLLLGAAACIAGENLDAMAQLPDTTGVADEIIMPRTHRSGYDHALRAAGATIVDVGTNDHHLGTGAANVEPWEIRDAISEDTAAVAYMQKPYTEPPLETVVKIAHENDVPVIVDAAAELPPQSNLERFIELGADLVAFSGGKAIRGPQTTGILAGRRDLIESVAVQHLDMHAAEAVWEPSGLVDTDELAGVPRQGIGRPLKVGKEELVGLIRALELFMEEDQEALQDEWSARVTQIAEGLSHCNGVSTQVADGGKVAVAPEVSVSLDSAVTAVTTTELVRDLRKETPRVFVGADSLPEAFSINPMCLTDEEGEYVVNRIIAHVNSE
- a CDS encoding sugar phosphate isomerase/epimerase family protein, yielding MEIGVLTVPLTGQPLEEAVSYLDELGVSTIELGCGGYPGEDHLPRNEFLGNQTAQAELREMLDEYGMEISALATHNNPLHPDDETATQADTDLREAIELADELDVNTVTCFSGLPAGGPDDEVPNWVTAPWPSDHSDAHQYQWEEVAIPYWQTVADHAAEHGVEIAIEMHPNMLVYEPSGLVRLREATNDCIGANFDPSHLYWQGIDVAEAIRFLGEHDAIHHVHAKDAKVYKANARTKGVLDTTPYTREGERSWLFRSVGYGHGEDHWKDVVSTLRMVGYDGALSIEHEDSLTSSREGLEKAVDTLERAIFETTPGDVYWA